The genomic stretch CTCGAACCCTTTATTTCTCCGGTGGCAGGAAGGAGGCCGACGTCTTGGAAAGACGAATTTAAATCGTCAACGATACCTTTGCGCGTCTCAGAGTTAGTGCGAGGGTGGCTCACAGGCCATGGAGGTTTATATGAACTTTCTATGATGCGCGAAGTACCGTCTAGTTTGGGCTTCTTCCACGAAGAAAAGAGACCGGTGGAAGAGGGTTCTTGATGAGCGGCTTCGAAAACTTCGGGAGGAAGAGCAGCGTAGGTTTCACGATGTGGGGTGCGCGTTGGAGGTCTGGGTATTCCGGAAATTCCGTCCGAGCTGTCgtcctcttcgtcctcaCCCAAGTCGTCGTAAGAGTCGTAATCGCCACGGCGACGTGGTTTCAAGTAGCCTTTATAGATGCCACGAGAGATTGTGCGATCAGAGGAGGCAGTTTCTTGACTGCGAATGGAAGGCTCGATGGAACCATTCGAACCGGTGGGGTCCGTTACTTGAGTTTGGTCAGGAGATGTCCCAGAAGAAGAGTCAACCATTGTTCCACTGTCACCACTAGAGATGGCGTAAGAAACACTGCCTGCGCTGCTTTCGGAACTATCTGGGAGTGGGGTCTCGGCAGCCACAACCTCTCGCAACTTTCCCTCGCTTTTCGACGTAAGGCGCTTCGAAGAAGACCCTTCGCCTGACCGACTCTTCTCCTTGCGCTCCTTGTCCTTTGCCTTGGCTTCCTTGTCCCTCGTCCTCGATTCCTTATCCTTGGTTTTCGCCGACCGATGCCTGTCATGTTCACGTTCAGCTGCCCTTCTAGAACTTTCAGCATGCTGAGGTTGAGGGCTAGTGCGACCATTGTCATCCAACAAACCATGTGTGTCTAATTTACGCGTAGTATTAGTACTCGTATAGGCCTTTTGTACACGACGCGTAGCCAGCAAAATCATGTTGGACTTCTTGCGATTATTGCCAGTAGAGTCTCTGGAGGATACCTGGCCGCCGGAAGAAGTGAGATTTCGGGATCCTCCCGAGCCGGTAGCTTGTCCAGTGGTGGAGGACGATGTGGTTCTGCGATGGCTCCGACTGAGCGAGAATGCTGCTGCCTTAGAGTGTTTATGGATGGTTATGTTGGGTCCATCGGGTTGGTCACGACCACCATTGGGACTACGCAGATGCTGAGCTTGTAggcgctgctgctgaggcTTGCCAGGTTCAGTAGCTAAACAACAAAAGGAGACTTTATAGACAATTCATTTTATAAGATATTATCACGTACCCGGCGCGTTCTTGCGCTGAACCTTGTGTTTCCCAAGGTGAGAATTGTACCAAATCTCCTCCGAGTCGGGGGCCATCCCAGTCCATTTGGCTTTACTGCTACCcgtcttttccttttctttgtgtTTGGTATCAGGCTTGTCGAGGAATAGGCTTGATCCATTGGTGCGCACATCAGTGCTTGTGCTGGTACTCGTACGCGGAAAGAGGTTGGCAATGCTTGGACGTTCTCTCTCGCCATTTTGTCGACGATTGGCCTGCTCATCCCCCTCTTTGGCTTTGAAGCTGCTCCATTTTAACCTTCGTTCTCGATCCCTCTCGGTCTCCCATGATGTCGTTATATTCTTATGAATAATGTCTGTGCTAGAGACCGTGCTTGTTCGCCTGGCTGCACTGTTGGTGCTTCCCTTTCGGAAAAATCTACCGCCCACATCAGTGTCAACGATGTCTTGCATTTCAGACGAATCGATATCAACAAGACCATTAATCCCGGCACCAATAAACCAACTATCGGTAGCGGGAACAGCATCTGGCGCCGGCGTTGAACCGTTATTTGAGGAAAACTGCGTCGAGGAAGATGacacagaaaaagaaggggtAGCTGCTGGAACCGGTGCAAGATTGTTGTCTCTTTGGGCAGTCATTGACCGTTTTCGCAAATTCTGCCAATCACCTTCGCTTTCGGGCACAGAAGCCGGAGCTGGAGGCAGAGAATGTCCGTGAGATGACTCCGCACCTTGTATGAAGCTGCGTTCTATCATGCTCTTGCTACCCCGTCGGTTACTGTAGTCAAACTCCCATGCGCTGCTGTTATTGTCCTGAAATGAATCGTGGTATGTGCTGTCGAATTGTTTCTTAGGAATAGCCATGGCGGCACTACCCCTTCTTTCGGTTTGAATTGGCTGGAAGCTCTCCTGACTGTCGTTCATATAATCGATGGTCCCGCGATCGCTGTCTGGAACTACGGACTCTATTTCGATGTCAGGCTCGTACTCCTCCACATAGCCCTCGCCATCAAACTCTTCTtcggaaagaaaaagagaagactCTTGATCTGGTGAGGTGTAACGAAAGGGTGGTCCCGGCGGCCGAGGTTcaggagggagagggtggCGACCAATCATgtcgtcatcctcatccgACGTGAGATCGTTCGCAGATGTTTGCGGAGTTGTGCTGGAATAGCCACTGGTCCTAGATGCAGCGCGGGAGTTGTCTCCTCTGGGCCTGGATAACGACGATACGGAGGCAGACGCAGAAGATGTACCAAAGGTATGGGAAGAGGCGGAATCGGAATCGTGTGCCTTGGCTTTTCCGGCCGCCCTGGCACCCCTGCTTGCAGGGTTTAATCGATTTTGTGAATCCCAGTTGTTGTGTGTTGGACGCTGCAAGTTGTGAACGAGAGGAGGTTGTGCCCCTACAACTGAGGGACGAGGAGTGGTGTCCTGGAGTGCACTCGGCGTTAATGATATTTCATCGTCCTCGGGAAGCCGGGTGAGAGGGTCAACTGGAAGCTGCGAAACTGATGAAGAGGCGACTGCTGGAGCTGCGCCAAACGAAAATGTCGACAGGTCGTTCTGGGTGTACAGTTCGGAGTAAGTAGGCTTAGATGCCCGAGGCGAACGAGGTGGAGCTGGAGTCAGCCCCTGATATGCCTGAGTGTCTATGGGCGAGGGCGACGCTGACCTAAAGCGGGTTCAGAGAAATGCCTGACACTGATGTTGGAAACCATACTTACTGTACTGTTTTAGACCTGTCGTCGAGGACATCGCGATGACTGATTTTGGAAGCAATGGCACGCTTTGTTGGGCTTGAAGTATGAGCAGAAGAAAcgggttgggttgggtgaTTGTTTGGAAGAACTGGGGAGGTAGagggggacggggacgggcGTGCGGGGTTGGGAAGGTTGGGGACGAGCTGGAGCTTGGAGGATGTGGCGGACGAGGGAGGGGAGTCGAGGTGCTTGGAGTTATTCTTGCTGGCGATTGACTTTGTGCGCCTCAAACCAAAGATATGCATTGTGgtggaagagaaaagagaagaaaaggtAGTTGGTGTGAGTATGGACGAGAGCCGTCTCTGTGCGACCAAAGTCTGTCCAACTGGGGAACAAGGACACACACTATCAAAATATACCGCCCGCACACGTGGCAATTCTCCCGCGTGCGCTGCCATGTGGCTACGGCTATCACCCAACCACTTCAAATCTACTTTCAAACTCCAACCACCCAAACCTCAACTATCCCTCCGTCGTGATGGATACCAGTCGATACCTCTACAATTGCCTCTCCCAATAACCTCCGATATCATACATACGTCACTTCTAACTATTTCGACAACCTGACAAACCAATAATCCTGTCTGCTCTCTTCATAAACACTATCTGTCTAGGCTGGGCTAGAGTCTTTCTTGAGGTAAACGATCATCAGCACCACAATGTCTTTGGTTACACTCTGTCCACATGAACTCCTTACCCTTTACACTGCTGAAGAGCTCAGGAACCCGCGGCAAAATATTCACGAAATATTTCCCAGCTTTCTCTGGAATCCCGGAATATCTTGCGTCGGAACCGGCTGTCATACGTCCCTGCGACATCCATCCGGGCTACAGTGGTCTTCCTTCAAAGAGAAACATACCACTTTTGGTCGACTAAATAGCTTCAAAGTTTATtatgcttcttctttctcaACGTTCTCTGAATTCAGTAGGTGATCTTCCAATTAAACAGCCCACATCCGTGTCGCATGGCCGCCTAAAACTAAGGTTCATCACAGCGTTATCACATCGACGTGGGTTTGTCAATCACGTTTTTGACCTTGTCAAATTCAAGGGCAACTTATTCTCGTCTTATCTCTCCTGGATCCGTTTATTTTGGTGTCTGGTGACGCTTTCTGTCTGGGGATGCAGCTTCTATTGCATTTATCCTCCCAACATCATTCAAATTCAACGCGACACGCCGCTGGGTATAATTTCGAAAACATCTGGCGCATGTAACTCTGCCCATATTTATGTTTACATCGTGCTATTTCCAACAGGATATCTCGTACAACATGCCGTATGCGTTCGTCGCCGCGCAGTGCCGCAGCCGTAGCGAACGAAAATGTGTTTTTGCGGTCAGCTTACCTATTTTCGTAGCCTGTCTATAGGCCTACTAGCACACCCGCTCCCGCTGCATTACATATTTCTCCTGAACTTCTGTCCCTAAAAGTATCATGTCTATGTCCGAGTCAACCTTTCGTAACATGCGCAGAACAAAGCATATTCGGTCCGAATATCCAAAACTCTATCTTTAAACGATGCGTACAATGCCAATTGTACAAACATTAACAGGGACCGACGGTGAGATGTTTTCTGAGCAAGACGTATAGATGCTTTCGCATTTCAAATTCCACGCATATTGTCTGCACCGCCGATGAGGGGAGGTCGCTGTCTGTTCAATACGGTTGGTACCGTCCCCAAACGTCAAGGGTAACGAAACCCGATCATTGTTGTTAAGCTGGATATTATCCCTGTGTCTCTCGGAAAATGTGGTTGCAGCACTCTGTCAAAATCATAAGTCTCGCTCTGGCTGCTTATGAAACGTCTGCCAAAGCGTCTAGATATATGTGGTACCATCGCGTACTATATGTCAATGTGAGTAAAGATGTCGGCGGATATCCGCAAATTTCCACATTTCTTACTGTGAATTAGAGACAAAGTACATACTGTTGGTGCACTCTCTCTAAGTAGTTAGAATATTAACAAGCTACTCTATATGTATAGTTTTTATACTGGAAACGTCAGTTTGGACTTTCAAGTGGGCTCACCCACTCGTCGATTCATTCGTCAATTAAATTACCATAAGAGGAAACTGAAATGGTGATCCGTCCGCGACCAATTGTCGGCGTCAATTCCCGTCAAATGATTGTATACAGCTCGGTTAAATGGCAGAGAATTTTTCAGGTTGAAGACAATCCTACAGTAAAAGGCGCAAGAATCATGTATCCTTCCTCCCGCATTCCCGGTTCCCATAGTCTGTGTCTTGCGGAACAGGCAGTGCCGTTCAAGTTGACCCTACTCCAACTCTCTGATGTGCCAATAATAGCCACATCGTTGACTATAACCCATGAATGCATTAATGCCTCATTGCTGCATCATGGTAGTAACAGTAGCTGAGTGTATCTCATAGACTAGCTTCTTGCAGAACTTATGATATCTATTTGCGGTTTTTGTACACGGCGACATTTAGTTCCAAGCTTCTGAAAAgcaacctttttttttctcgacTCAACTGAGATTCTGTGCTCATCAACTGTCATAGATAACACCATAGATGAAAGGATGCTTCCGTGTAACACTTCTGATATTGGCTCTTGTCGGGCAATTATTATCAAGATCTGGATATTTCTGTCAGTGATGACTTTAGTAAGAGAGTTGACAAAACTTCTGCCTATTGAGAAAGATTTTCCAGCTTTGTAAGTACAGTAAATTCTAACACAGTCTTCTTCAATTTACAGCTTGGCCTTGACAGCTCCTACCACCGACTCTATGTCTCTGTATTTGTAATATAGTTGAAGCGACTCTGGATTGGCAACCGTTCCACTCGGTTGTAGATTCGACCCAGAAACAATCTGCTTGACTGCAATTTCGATCTTCTTCCCATTGACAGTATACTATTATCAACGAAGCATACGTGAGCATGAGAAATCAATTACTATCTTCACATGAATTAATGAACCAAAAACACTCACGGGTATATCAGTCACTTCAAAGATGTAGGCGGGGACATGGCGAGCACTGAGTCCTTTTCTGATCGCTTGTTTGATCGAAGCTTCAAATTCGGGAGTGAATTTGCACCCTGGACGCATTTTCAAGAAGAGCAGAACACGCTCGTCTTTGTCATGTTGGCGGCGCTGACCGATGCATAAAGAATCATCGACATGAGTGGAGAATTGCTCCATGATCGTATAGATCTCCCCTGAGCCAAAACGTACGCCACTTGGATTGAGGACACCATCACTTGTAGGTAAAAAATTTGTCAAAAAATGATCAAATGGTAATAACTCAGTGAAGATACCTTCTACCCAAGATCATCAATCCCTTCGTTTCAGGGTTAACCACAATAAAGTCCCCTTGTCTCCAGACCCCTATGTATCAAGTTCGTCAACATACTTCAGATGACACAATAtcgaaaagcaaagaaccTGGATACATGTTGAAATAGGCATCCCTCAATTTTTGGCCAGATTCATCACCCCAGAATCCCAGAGGCAATGATGGATGAGGTCGAGTGCAAACAAGTTCACCAGGAAGGCCGGTATGCTCAATGTTCTGTCCAGATGGATCGAATACCTCGACCTTCATGCCAAGGTCTTTCACCTGAATCTCTGCAGACACAAAACATAGTTAATTTAAACCTCCTATAAATTCCTGATTACAGCTTCGTGCGTACCTCCGCTATAAACAGGTTCGCTAGGAGTCCCAGTCACAACTGCCATGCATTACTCAGTATCCAATCAGTACATAAGTGAAGTTACATACATGAACTGCAGATATCTGTACCCCCACTAGTTGAGACGAGATGCACGTGTTTCCCGAATGCCTCTTGCGTCCACTCAAACATTGGAGGAGTAAAAATAGCACCTGTAACACCCATTGTTCTTAGAGACTCAAAGGATCCTAATTCCACTGTGCAAGGGAATGAGGCCTGCGTCAGTCCAAGGTCTATTGATCGTAAGAGACACTCACGAGGCTTGATTCCTCGTCCTTGCACCTCAGATAAGAACCGAGGACTTGTGCCCAGAGTAGTTACACTGTTTGGAAACAAATGCATCAACGCATGATTTTAAGTTAAAAAAGGAGATTGCACACCCTTGGTCACTGATAAATTTTAGATATGTTTCCACACTCGGATGGAACGGCGAGCCATCGTATAGTATGATTCGAGAACCGCATGCCAAACCAGTCAGCATAAAGGTCCACATCATCCAGCCAGTCTAAAAAAGACTCTAATGAGTGAATTTGACGACATAATCACTGTCTTTCGCTTACCGTCGTGTATTGGAAATAGGTATCTTCTGAAGATAAATTGTAGCCTACTTTAACACATTTCTTGGTATTCAGAAGTACACCCTAAAAATTTAGCGGTCAGGGAAACATGCTAAAATGTAAAACAAAACTTCTTACACCCGCTGAGTGTATGATACACTTGGGCTTTCCGGATGTTCCAGAGCTATAAAGGATGTAGAGGGGTTGGCCGAAAGGTAATTGCTCGAATTTCATAGGGCTTTTGTCATCTGCTTTCAAGAACGAGGCAAGAGTCGTACTAACGCCAAGTAAATAAACATCGAGAGACGCGACGAAGGAAGGTATGAGACCTTTTCGACATATTTGGGATTCGGAGCTCCTTGCCTGAAATCCGACTTGGTAGCAAGATAGCTTGTTGTAAGCCTTGTGTGGATAGGTCGCCAACAACTTCAGCCACtttgggaagaaggttgatGATCTTTCCGGCATACAAAGTTTCGGTTTCAGCAAATATGAACTTCGGTTGAATTTGACGATATCTATCCAGAATGCCCTAGATAAATCAGTTATTAAGTTCGGTGTGCTGATTTGAATGTGAATGGATCGAATGTTGACCAACCTGGGTTCCCATGTCCGTTGCAGTGCTTGAGAATATTCCTCCGACAGCAGCAGTCGCGATGGCCACGACAACAGCGTTGACAGAATTGGTTACAATCGCTATAAGTCTCCACGTCAGTACCTTgagtaaaaaaaacatattCACCGATGCTTACCGGCAACACGGTCACCTACTTGCAACCCATTAACCCGCAGCGCTGTGGACATGGCACGAACACGCTCATTCAGCTCCCTGAACGATATATGTATCAAAGCTCCGGATTCGCCTGCTCCCGTGAGCGCGATCGCGTCGTCCTTCCTGTACAGCAGATTCTCCGCGTAGTTGAGTCGTGCCGTTGGGAACCAGTTGGGTATTTCTGGATATTTTCCTGGTTCCAAGATTGCATCCTACAACAGAATATTCATCTTTTTCTCGCTTGGTGCAAAACGCACGGCGGCTGACCTTGCTCGGAGGAACAGAGGAGATGATTCCAAGGAAATGCCAGAGGTCCAGCCAGAAAGTGTAATCTTCAATGGAGTATTTGTGAAGATCGTGATAGGTTTCTATGATTCGATAAGGATGATTGGTAGGTCCGGAAAGGCAATTAGGGGCGTTCCCAGACGATCATCGTAAACGCTCACTGAGATTCAAACCATGCTTTCTGTTTATCTCTCTTCGAAGCACTTCGACGAATGCTGTCCTCGGCTGGATTGGCGACCAAAGAAGTTTGGACTGGGCGAAATAGGATTCCATAGGAGGGCTGAGCTGGATGTGGGGTAAGGTTCAATTTTGAAAAGGCGGGGTATGTCCTTATATGTACCGCCAAAGCGTGATGCAATTACATGTGTGAACGGACAGAGGCGGTCATAAGATCCGACACGACAGGTAACGAAGCATTCTGGGAGCTATTTGGGAGAAGGTAGTCGAGACGTTACGGGAGAATAAAGACCGAATTCCGGATGCTTCAATCCAACAATTTTTGGAGGTCTACGTTCTTAGATTATCATATTCATTCATCAGCAAATAAAATTCATATCTTCAGAGGTACAGTCTATGAAGTACAGGGAATGGGAATACTCAATTTTATTTAAAAACACATCATTATAACATAAAACCTAGTCAAAGGCCGACCATAACATCTTTAAACCCTGTGTACTCTCTGCACGAACAGACTAGAAGCGAGGTTTCGAACAGCGTCTTGGTTCTTCACTGAAGATCACGGGTAGGAATCTTCCGAATCATTGTTTCGATTTACTGTATGAGATTTGACAAATTTTCATACTAATGGGTTCTGAGTTCGAGGAATGTTCAAAGTTCGTTGATTAGCGGCGAGCGCGCCGCGCTGTTCGATATGAGGTGAAAAATGATTGATAGTAAAATCCTGTGGCGTTCTCATGCGGAGCAAAATAAAAAGTTTAAAGAGGCGAGGAAAAGAGGCTCAACGTAATTGAACGCGAcgatgtggtggtggttcatTGCAAACAGGAGGCGACTGTACACCATCCTCAGGCTTGACGAAAGTGGAAAGGTTGCACGTGGCAAAAGTTGGGGTCGCCACCATATTGGCAGGACTGAGCATTACAGCCACCACCAACACTCCTCAATTCAATTCCTTTCACCCTCTCAATCCTCCGCAATAGGCAGATACAACGCCATCGCATCTTATACCTCGTTTAGCAAGATATCCCGTTTACGAACGCCACCAAGCTCTCACTAAACAAATAAATGTCTACGACTACACTGCCGAATGGCAATGACACGCTGCCTGCGACGGGTGGTGGGGGTGTCACCACTGCGAACGGCCACGTAGCTGGTAACGCCTCCTCGCCTAGTAAAAGCACGGAGCGCATTCAGATCGTGaacgaagaaaaacaatTTACGTCAGTTGCTGTGGCCCGCTGCTCTGCGTTTACTGACGCTCGTTTACTATTCTTACAGACCGGACTTGGGCTCCCAAATCGACAAATGGGGCCTTAGGGATGTCGGATTTGCGTACAACATCGTCTCGGTGTTTGGGTCGCAGTCAACCGGGAAGAGTGCGCCTTAGTCGAGACATCTACAGACAGATGCAGCGTTATTGACTAACTCTGGATTCTTTATAAAGGTACCTTGCTCAATAGGCTCTTCGGGACAACGTTCGACGTCATGGATGAGTCGAGACGCCAGCAGACAACGAAGGGTACGTGTTTGGCTGAGATGCGATACGGTGTGGCACTTATGCATTTCTACTCCTAGGCATATGGATGTGTCGTGCCAAGGACATGAACGTTATGGTTATGGATGTCGAGGGCACTGATGGACGGGAAAGAGGAGAGGACCAGGTATGTTGTATGGCATACTATCTTCTGAAGTTAATcattgaaatatttttgtAGGATTTCGAACGCAAATCGGCCTTGTTCTCGCTCGCGTCGTCAGAAATTCTTATTGTCAACCTTTGGGAACACCAAGTTGGTCTCTACCAAGGCGCCAACATGGGCCTCCTCAAAACAGTTTTCGAAGTGAACCTGGGTCTCTTCGGAAAGAAAGCCAAGGATGGGTGGGTCTGTTCCTTCAAAAACTCAAGTCTATGTTAATAATCTATACTTAGAACGAGTGGTCGAACTTTGCTTCTATTCGTCATTCGAGACCACATAGGGCAAACACCCCTCGCCAACCTTGAAGCCACTCTCACTTCCGATCTCACCGCCATTTGGGAGGGTCTAAGCAAGCCTGCGGATTTGAAAGACCTTAAACTTTCCGACTATTTCGACCTTGCATTCACTGCGTTGCCACACAAAATCCTCGCGGCCGACAAGTTCGAGTCGGAGGTCCTGAATCTAAGAACGCGCTTTGCGGATAAATCCGCATCGAATTATCTCTTCAAGCCGGCGTACCACAAGCGTATCCCTGCAGATGGCGTGGCATTTTACATGGAGGGGATCTGGGTAAGTCACGCTTGTCTGACCACGCCATACGACCGACAGTCCTGGAAATTTACATATATTAACTTCGCCTCCTTTTACAGGAACAAGTCCAGACTAACAAGGACCTTGACCTGCCTACTCAACAGGAGCTGCTGGCGCAGTTCCGATGCGACGAGATTTCTGCTGTCGCTTTGACCGAGTTCCATGACCAGGCTAAGTCGCAGAAACGGCCTGTGGAAGCTGGCAAAGTTGTAGAGGGCCTGGGTGCATTGATGAAGAATTGGAGATCGAATGCTCTTGGTATGTGTATACCCTCACATATGTCAGTTTATTCATCGAGTATGGCGCATACTAGCTCGTTACGACCGTGATGCCTCGCGGTACCACAAGGGTGTCTATGGCCGCAAGCGGGTTGACCTCATTGCCAACATTGACGCTACACTCTCGCCGCTCTATCTCGGGCAGCTTAAAAACCTGCACAAGTCGTGCCTCGCAGCCTTCAAGAAGGAGATGTTGGATGGGCTCAAGGGCGAAGGGTACAGCTTCGCGGACGTCGTCGCGAAGGCAAGGCGGACGTGCGAGGGCACATTCACGAGTGCGGCGAAGGAGGCGACAATCGAGGAGACGGAGTGGAGCTGGGAAGAAGAACTGCAGCTATTGAAGGAGGAAATTGGTGTCGTGGCTGATCAGTGCAGGAAAGAtgagacgaagaagatgattaatCAGATTGAGGTGTGTTTTCCTCCGCTTGGTTTCTCGCAATATGGGTGGGATATTAATGCTATGTTGGGTTGTAGCGCAATGTCAAGAAGCAGTTGTCGGAGCCTGTTGAATTACACCTCAATAGGCCTTCGAAGGGCATGTGGGACAGCGTCTTGATGACGTTCCGTGATGTACTAGGAAAGGCTGAGAGTGCATACTTGATCAAAGCCACAAGTCGGTATTCTTGAACTAAACCATTGATTTATTGCTTATGCTCTGCGTGTTCTCAGGTTTCAACTgcacagaagaagaaaacgcGTCTTCGTTAGCTTCACTCCGAAAACGCGCCTGGCTAGCTCTTCGGGCGAAAATCGACGAGCAGACAGCAGAACAAGCATTCCTCAGTAAACTGCGGAACCATTTTGAGGAGCGTTTCCGATACGACGAACAGGGTGTCCCGCGGGTCTGGAAGCCCGAGGATGACATCGATGGTGCATTCAAAAAGGCCAAAGACCAGGTATATTTCTAGATTCTACTTTGCCTCTTGTGCAATGTTTGTGCTTAACTTTgtattctatttttagacccTGGAGCTTGTCCCTTTGTACTCGAGAATATCCCCGGAGGACTCATCGTTAGAGTACGACCTACCCTCGGAACCGTCTGATTCTTTGCTCGAGTCGGAAGACTTTGATTTTACGGCATCACTAACCGTATTCTCCGAGACGAAGGCAGTCGATTTAACTAACAAGTTCCGCAAGGATGCGGACGCATACTACGTGGAGGCAAAGAGGAGCACAGTGTCGAGTATTGCACAGATTCCATATTGGATGTATGGTGTGCTTGTTGTGCTGGGATGGAACGAAGCTATGGCGGTGTTGTTCAACCCACTGTATTTCACGTTTTTGCTGATTGTTCTCGCTGCTTCGTGAGTTTATGTTTGGCGTTGCTTTTTGGAGGTTGTCTTTTCTGATGGTTTCGATGAAGGTATATTACCATCCAGCTTGGGTTGGTGGGGCCACTGTTCCAGGTGGTGAAAACTGTTGGTGGCGAAGTTAGTTTTTTGTTGTAATCCTTAGTTCCGACTTGGTTGACATTTTTGTTATGCAGGTCCAGCGGCAAGCCGTAGCCCGCCTGCGCGAGCAGTTTTCGGAGCCCGCGCTAGCACCAGCTGTGCCAGCGATGACTCGTGCGGAGGAAAACGCTGCGGAGCAAGAGGTCAAAGACGAATTGCGATCTCGACAGCTTTGAAGGGTGCTAGAACTTGAGGACGCCATGCTACACATTGAATGACGGAAGTACATTACGCATACatattcttctttttttattactTGCATGATTTTACGGCTTGTTATCAGTAACTATTGTATGGATGCATATCATTGGACAGCCTATGTTTGGCAAGGTATTACTATGGGGTTGAAGGAGGCGCTAGTAGAAGACAATAAAAGGTCCGGGAGGTTGTTCCGGTAGTGGTACATGAGAGTTGACATGGGAGTAGggcaaagacaaagaaacgCGTCGATTGGGCAAGATGAAGCAGTGCTCGGAGTTGGCTCACATGGG from Psilocybe cubensis strain MGC-MH-2018 chromosome 2, whole genome shotgun sequence encodes the following:
- a CDS encoding Dynamin-like GTPase that mediates homotypic ER fusion, which produces MSTTTLPNGNDTLPATGGGGVTTANGHVAGNASSPSKSTERIQIVNEEKQFTPDLGSQIDKWGLRDVGFAYNIVSVFGSQSTGKSTLLNRLFGTTFDVMDESRRQQTTKGIWMCRAKDMNVMVMDVEGTDGRERGEDQDFERKSALFSLASSEILIVNLWEHQVGLYQGANMGLLKTVFEVNLGLFGKKAKDGTSGRTLLLFVIRDHIGQTPLANLEATLTSDLTAIWEGLSKPADLKDLKLSDYFDLAFTALPHKILAADKFESEVLNLRTRFADKSASNYLFKPAYHKRIPADGVAFYMEGIWEQVQTNKDLDLPTQQELLAQFRCDEISAVALTEFHDQAKSQKRPVEAGKVVEGLGALMKNWRSNALARYDRDASRYHKGVYGRKRVDLIANIDATLSPLYLGQLKNLHKSCLAAFKKEMLDGLKGEGYSFADVVAKARRTCEGTFTSAAKEATIEETEWSWEEELQLLKEEIGVVADQCRKDETKKMINQIERNVKKQLSEPVELHLNRPSKGMWDSVLMTFRDVLGKAESAYLIKATSFNCTEEENASSLASLRKRAWLALRAKIDEQTAEQAFLSKLRNHFEERFRYDEQGVPRVWKPEDDIDGAFKKAKDQTLELVPLYSRISPEDSSLEYDLPSEPSDSLLESEDFDFTASLTVFSETKAVDLTNKFRKDADAYYVEAKRSTVSSIAQIPYWMYGVLVVLGWNEAMAVLFNPLYFTFLLIVLAASYITIQLGLVGPLFQVVKTVGGEVQRQAVARLREQFSEPALAPAVPAMTRAEENAAEQEVKDELRSRQL
- a CDS encoding Acetoacetyl-CoA synthetase gives rise to the protein MESYFAQSKLLWSPIQPRTAFVEVLRREINRKHGLNLKTYHDLHKYSIEDYTFWLDLWHFLGIISSVPPSKDAILEPGKYPEIPNWFPTARLNYAENLLYRKDDAIALTGAGESGALIHISFRELNERVRAMSTALRVNGLQVGDRVAAIVTNSVNAVVVAIATAAVGGIFSSTATDMGTQGILDRYRQIQPKFIFAETETLYAGKIINLLPKVAEVVGDLSTQGLQQAILLPSRISGKELRIPNMSKSTTLASFLKADDKSPMKFEQLPFGQPLYILYSSGTSGKPKCIIHSAGGVLLNTKKCVKVGYNLSSEDTYFQYTTTGWMMWTFMLTGLACGSRIILYDGSPFHPSVETYLKFISDQGVTTLGTSPRFLSEVQGRGIKPLELGSFESLRTMGVTGAIFTPPMFEWTQEAFGKHVHLVSTSGGTDICSSFVTGTPSEPVYSGEIQVKDLGMKVEVFDPSGQNIEHTGLPGELVCTRPHPSLPLGFWGDESGQKLRDAYFNMYPGVWRQGDFIVVNPETKGLMILGRSDGVLNPSGVRFGSGEIYTIMEQFSTHVDDSLCIGQRRQHDKDERVLLFLKMRPGCKFTPEFEASIKQAIRKGLSARHVPAYIFEVTDIPYTVNGKKIEIAVKQIVSGSNLQPSGTVANPESLQLYYKYRDIESVVGAVKAKL